From the genome of Eriocheir sinensis breed Jianghai 21 chromosome 55, ASM2467909v1, whole genome shotgun sequence:
aacttttccttaaaatcatgaatgtttcttgcacagaccacctcctccagtctattccatagctcaatgcttctatttgggaagctaaactttttcacatctctcctacacgtggtcaccctcaacttctttccatgtcctcttgtttctctcttgttccacacacacaggtcctctctgtccaaatgctccactccttTCGCCACCCTGTTCACCGGtatcagatctcctctttctcttcttctctccggggttgtgagccccatgctattgagtctctcctcataagtctgatcctgaagttccggtaccatcctACGTAGTTGccactctgcactctttccagtttctttatgttcttcttttcttgaggataccagaccactgctgcatacccCAACCTTAGCCTTATCATTGtgactattattttcttcgtcatctCCTCATCTAAGTACACAAATGCCGTCAGAGTTTGTCccattatcctgttgatgtgtttgtccggtgacatgttctctgaaacagtgtgtgtgtgtgtgtgtgtgtgtgtgtgtgtgtgtgcggcaccTTACCTAGAGAAGGAAATATTGTCTCGAGTAAGAATTTGAATTGTAGAATTAGCTCTTACTAAGAGGTAAACTTTGCATAGTACACACATACATCACATCATTCACCTCTCCCCACAGATGGCACGTCCGCACCAAAGAAAACATTGCCCGAGTGCGGCGGGATGAGGCACAGGCAgccgaggaggagaaacagagggtTCAGAGAGCCAAACTTGCGGTGAGATTGTTTGTGTAACCCCCTAGTGATGCATGTTTTGGCCTGTTGTCAATGTTGTGTTTTCTGTCTGCCAATCTAAAAGTATAATAATAGTTGCCATAACTCAACATACTAATCACCTCAAGAAGCAGGGACTCATTTGATAATCACAACCGACAATATTAGGtaatgtaaatttttaataaGAAAGGAGGTATCAAACTTGCATTAGCAAGCTATTATTAAAAGCATAATATGAAAACCAAAAATTTCCTTCATTAATTTGGCATTATCTTAAAAGACTATTTTGTTGTGGGTTTTAATACCTTCTATTGCCTTCCAGGAGCAAGAGGCTCGCACTTTCCTGCTGCGGACCAAAGCACGCCAAAAttatgatggtggttatggtaaaGCTGAGCCAGAGGTGGCACCAGCCACATCAGCACCTGCTAGCAGtggcaccacctccaccacacagaTTGCTGACATCTACACAGCAGCAGGAAACATCAACTTCTTCAAAGACCTGGAGGAGGGGAAGCACACAGATGGGAAAAATAAGGagtatgaaaaagagaagaaagaggaacaggaaaaatatgagaagaaGATTGGCTACTTGACATATCTAGGTCAGGACTCCATGGAGGCTCAGGGGAAGAAGGCTTGGTATGAGGAAGATGCTGGGAGGACAACACACATAGGggatgatggagaagaaggagagggacttAAGGAGGTTGGGCTGAAGAGTAAAGATAAGTTGGATCCTATCCATGACATCATCAAATATGGGGGAATCAAACCTATCAAGAGAATTCCTGGACTCTTAAAGCCAAAAGCTGCAGATGATGCTCTGATGATGCCGAAGCAGAGCACAGAAAGAAAAAGTCTGATGGAAGCAAGTAAAAGTGCTggcgacaaaaaaagaaaacacaggcacaaagacactaagaagaagaaaaccaagaagtctaagaaaaagaagagagaaaaatgcaatgatgatgaagaggacagtagagaaaagatagatagatatagacataaaAGAAAACATTATGACAGCAGTGATGAAGTTAATAgatcaagaaagaggaggaaaacagatgaTTATAAAAATAAGTCCAATAagcatgagagaaggaaaagacatcGTAATAGTAACAGCtgtggcagcagcagtagtaacaccTCCCATAGCAGCTCATATGAAAGCAGTGAAGATGAAGATGTCcttcaggaaaagaaaaagaaattggagATTTTACGAGCTGAGCGACTGAAGCGGGAggctgaggaaaggaggagagcaaACAGACTTCTAGCAGGAAAGAAGCCAGACGAGAGTGATGAACCCCCAAAACAGCCGGCCATCCAGCAGAAATACAACAGCCAGTTCAACCCTCATATAGCACGCCAGAATCAGGAGCAACGGACTTTGGAAGCTGGTGTCAAGTATTGGGTTCAGTAAGCTGAGCATCAGTGGTTGAGTGTGTGGTGTGAAGATTTGTACTGACCAGCTCTTATAATATTAATACAACAATGTTTTGGAGGATATTGTTAATGATTAAAATTTTTGATTAAAGTTAAAATTTTAATTTTGAAACTAATATTCATAAAAGAATTTTTAAAGGAAACTTTTGCCTTCATATATCTACCATCAAATAGTGAGAAACATACCAGATATCCACTACTTTGTTTGTAACTCGAATGTTCTTCAATTAAACATTTCTCTTGTCAGTACTGAGCAATGTACACAGCAGTGTAAAATAGGTTCCCACAGTACAGCCATACCCTAATGATACTCCACAGTATATTTTTAACAACCTTAAAATAGATATTAGATAACTCTGAAATTAAGTGGGTAAGCAAACACTtaattcttttcatcctctttcactgatcagcctggtgaacaaggcttcaactttgctgtccttcatgattaacccatctgctgcgattggcatggattcggctttcactgtgTTAGCCTTGTGACATACGtagagtcccaggtctttctctgcctctgtggtggatggtggaatgtttcccatgtggtattggtatgctggatatcctctcccaaggtgcatgactatatgtttcttcaatgaattgtaggagtcactttttgttccattcctgttgcttagtgatgtcttcttgtaggaaatccacagtcaaggggttaagatcaGTTAGTTCAGCAACATACATGTGTCCCTCTTCTAAACTTCTAATCCTTCAGCATATTCTGTTAAACTATTCTATCCTTTGGGGTCTTCTGATCCCAACCTTATATCCAAATTATATCCTATCACTCCTGTCCTGTCAACCTCTGGACCCATTAAAGTGGCAGTGCTTCTGGCATCATGTTTCAAATCAGTGGGATAACATGAAGTTGTACGTCTatgatttcccatggaatgattactgcttccaggtcaGACTCCTTGTTGTGTTCCCAGCACATCAGGGAGGTTATTGTCCTGAGGATGAAGGCACATATTTCACacattttctctactcctcatgccttGGTTCCACTatgcttgttcttgtgctgtcaaagatagggAGGCAGGTCACAAAAGGTACTGGAGCCTTCAAACTCCTTGTTATCATGATCTTTCTATTTCTGCCTGGAGTCttaccaaatctattctccaactcgAGAAAACTCCATTAATAGAATATGTGAAAACCTCTTTTACTCTAATTCTTCTAGACTTCTGGCATAGAGCAAAAAATATCCGACAATTTTTCCTTCTAACACTTCCCACCCCTCCTTAATTCTGATGGCAATACAGTGGTCACATATGTCCCTAAAGCTGAAGTTTTGCTCAACTTTATTTGAAAATTTCAGCCTGAACGGTTTGCGGCGTGTTCCTTCTATTCACCCCCTCCCTTCTGATACAATATACATGTTAAAatttttaagaatgatgttttctttgccctGAATCAATGGagtggagtgccttctattgtccttaaaaactatgcttccaaactgacaccctgcctggtcagatTCTTTCATCTCTGCTCATACTTATCTAACTGCTTATATctaacttcccttcttcctgGAAGTACGCTTGCATACAGTTAACCCCTTCCTAAGAGGCTGACCGAAAGGGCTCGCACACATTCCCGGTCACGGTCCCGGTCTTCCCCGATCACCCCCGGTCTGCCAATCGTGGCCTGACCGCCGGCAAGATCGGCAATATTCCCGGGACCGGCGGGCGGCGACGCACCTGGGGTTTTCCGCCTGTGTACCTCATACAGACCGGCAGCTTACCGCCTGGAAACCGGCGACTATACACGCTATTTGATtcctccgaccggcgactgcagcaggtcagcctGTGGTAGGCTACCTGTTTACCGCGGGCAGACGGGCAACAGACCTGCGTAATGCCCATGGCACGTCGGCTATCAAACACGGTCGTCGCCACGCCTGGTGGGCAGAGTGTATATAATAAATGCCCCTCCAGGTGTTTTTGATCACTTGTGTGTGCATACATAGATGAAACATCTAACTTTGAACTGAAATTTATGATAGAAGGTAGGAGGGAATAGAATAGAGATTGCCGTTAATAGCGATGAACCCTGCGTTTTGGCtacgaagaggaggtgaggtaTAGAGGAAAATGGTGTTTCAGAGAATGGATAGTAAAGACCATgaatgatgcaaagttaataaagTTGGATGATCTATCACGACACCTTTTTGGGTCGTCACCAGAGGTTTGACCAGTTAAGGCTCAGAAATGTACCCCAcgagcgtagctcacttcctgTATATCATAAATTGGTAAATACAACTATTTAAAACTTAAAAGCACCATCCATCACTTCAACACATAACCTTCGCCAACGCAGTCCCACACTGCATGCTAATATCTGTCCTTCCCGACAGAAAAACACAAAGTACATCAACTTACCACTGCCTGCCTTTCATCTATTCTTGATTAGGATGCAAAGTGAGATGCTGGCCTCTAGGAAATTGTGGAACGAGTGCGTGTGTGGTGGGCTACCGTCCAATACCCTGTAAAGACGTAGAGGTTGGGGGGTGGCTTGTAAACAACACAACAGTTACTGTGCCGTATAAACCTCGTCGGTGCCGCCGAACATGAAACCGCCCAAGGCCAGTCAGGTGAGGCATGTTTCGAACAAATATGAATCGAATAGCATTTGGTGCATACACAAAAAACATCTATAATTCTATTATCATTGTATAGGAAAATTACCTTGATTATTTCACGTCTGGGGCCGGCCAACGAGCCTCCTCAAGAAATGCAGCCGATGTCATGAggtaaacgtaaaaaaaaaagaaagaaaaaatcaacaaaataatggcCAGGCAGCTCTTGAGCAGTGGGTGAATTTCTGAAAAGTTCTATGTTCAGAATTTGTATTTACAGACGTGTGTTGGCACCTCTAAAAGTTCATAACTACAACGTTCGTTGATAGGGAAGCACCTATACTATATTTTTTCTAGGACTACATTATGAACTAGTTACTAGGGCTTGACAGAACCATACATGCTACTGCTGCGCATCAGATATCctgctaaacaagccaaaaaagaaaaaaaatgactgcAATTTGTATTCTTGTTGTGTAGCTATCTGTTTGAATTAGAAAATGGCTGTAAGAGCACTGAGATAAATGTCAAGGATCATAGTTCTACCATTATGATATGCAGCGTCACTAAATAGTTTACTTAAAATGATATGTATTTCTACACACGTAATACAATTCTTGCCAAGATGCACATAATAACAAGGTGCTTGCTGCAGAAATACTTCAACCCTTAGAATAGAACAACCAATCCTCTCGGGACAAGCATGTCTGCAGATCACTGTTACTACCATCGTGGGGCAACAGGTCACGATATAAGGAAGAAGGTGAGTATTTCTACCACAGGTACTTGAGCACTACCATAGGCAGCTGAAACTTTAAAGACGAATTGCTACAccattgtttttattatcacCAAGAAAATAAACACAGGTTATCAATGAGAATTATTAATCCAGCATGTCCTGTCCTGTGTGCCTGAGAGTTCGTGGACAGCCTATGTTGTACCACCGCGGCATGTTGAACAGCTTTGATAGGCAGACAGAACCTCCCCTGTGAGGCAGAGCACCGAGAGCCCCACACCCACTGTCAAGACATAGAACGCACTTTGCATCTGTGGGAAAGTGTTATACCATGTAGAAAATGGTGAGGTAGTGTGTCTGAAGTAAATTGCACCAATTACAGCAAATCTTTGAAACCAAGAAAAAGCTGGTATGCTGTTAGAATGAATTTGTATTTAGATATATATAAcagtaaaggggaagaggaagctaAATTGATGTGAGTTGAACTAGcgcaagcagaagaagaaaacaaggtttTCAAGATGTTCATCAAATAACAGGTGACCTCTTTTATAGCTCATACCTTATAATATTCCTGATATTCAGTCCGATCAGTGTACAGTTTCTTAGCATTATAAGTGTATGAGTGTATACCtgtatgagggagagggagagagggtcacGCCGGTCTGATTCCCTTGTGCAAGGGGAGGTGAAGTAATCGGACTTCATCTTGTCAATGAGGCCAAACGAGCGAAGCTGACGCAGCCTGTAGTACATAACTGATTGTGGGTAAAGGGCATGACTTTTAGAAATAGCTATCAAATTGTATGATCAGAAGTCAGATTGTACCTACGTGTTTAAATGGAATGACATTTTATGAacttttcttctacattttctttttgaaACTGAATGTACAAGGAAAATGGATGTAAATACACAATTGGCAGACTGACAacgaaaaaaaaggcaaaaggaacaacaacaacaatacatgaAGCAAATTCTGCCTATTATTTATGCATGCATGTACTCCAATGCCTTTATAAGAGCTTTCCAGCAACTTGTTTTATTTTAAGTGACATTTACAATATTTTCCTTCTACACTTCTTTGCCTCTAcatctcattccctctcatcATTATTCCCATTAACGTATATATTTCATCTATTCCTTTTGCAGTTTTTCCTAGCTCAATGGAGGTGAACTGAAATATTGATTACTTTGCTTTTTAATAATATATATGTTTATTAACTAATTTATCTCtgtttattaaaaaaaatcactttaTATATTTACTTCTATATTTCTTAGCATCTCTTAACCACACTGAGAATCACGAACTCTTACGCCTGGTCGAGGTGGTTCCTGTACACTGAGTTGTGTGGGTGAAGCATTAGGTCCAGGTCCGTGTTCATGAGCTCCCGAGCCACATAAAACTTACATGGTTTCCCGCGAGACTCAAAGTTGGCAGCACGACCCACGCCAGAGGAATACGTGTCTGTGGGAGACGTCAGACACATGGTTTAGTACAGGATGAATTTTAAGTCCTCAGGGATGTTGGTAGATGAGCTGTGAAATTTATGAACTCAGGGCCTGTTGAAAGAGGAGTGTAATGGATGTGCCTCTGTGGTGTGGTGGTCAGCAAGCTTAGCTACGAATACTTGGTACCGGGTTCGAGTTCTCGGCGCagcacctccctctctcttctcccctcctcgtcGTTGGGTATGAATGATAATCCTCCGGGGAAGGGGGTGGTAAAAAAAATACGCTAAACACTGGATGTCACACTTGGTCTGTGTCTCGGAATAGTTGGATCTTAGGCAGCAGGCAAgacagagagagccagagaggCAGAGAGCAGCACCGAGGCATCATATGGTATCAACTTTATCTATCTTTAAGGCTATCTTAAAGGCAAGGAGGAGTAATGAGACAGACCACTCTCTACCCACCATGTTaaactttttttacctttttattaaAACTCTGAAAATGAAATTTGGTAAAAAAATTTTTTGGTGAtacatttatgtatttttgtgtgatCATTGTTTGCTTTTACAGTTATTTTCATTAATCACTTTCCCCCAAAATCTAGATATAGCcccctaaaataatataaaaaagatacatggaaaaaaaggaaaaaaaaaaaaaatgaaaaaaataaaataaaaaatggacAAAACTGATGCTTGAATACTTGATATGAAATGAGATGAGAGCAATGTGGGATGGGTGAAGGATGGCAGATGGCCCCAGATGTGCCTTGCGATTGATAATAtaatatgagaggaaggaaatataaataatatatatatatgtagtttgTGACtcattttgaaaaaaaaagtgcattaCACAGACAAATACGGCACGTGGGGGTTACAATGATTTTTAAGCTAAacgcgaagttactgttgagaaACAATGGCCCGACCACAAGTTCATGTACCCTAAAAGATTAATAAAGGTAGACAGTAAAGTTTCATACCTATGAGGGCGTAATCCCCCTGCTCCACACGCTGAAAGAAGGTCCACGTGTCGAGGAACGAGTCTGGGTAGAACTTGAACCTGGCGGCGATGGGGCGGTAACTTTTGAAGTTCTGGAGTGAGAAATATAATgacaaatataacaataataaaactactactactactactactactactactactactactactactactactactactactactactactgctactactactactactactactgctactactactactattactagtaaatttactactactactactactactgctactactgctactactactactactactactattactagtactactactattacttgtactagtcagaggtgggcaagtgcggtacttagtgcggaagtgcggtagtaccgcatcacaaaaaaagtgccgcactaccgcaaactttctgaaaataccgaactgccgcggaccgcactaaaaaatcctgcggtactttttgcggtacttagaaaattATCGAACACATTTGCAGCGCAGCAtgctcacagattttttttttttcagtgaatcggactcaatcagtcaatcggtatcagtcatcagaatcagtgattcaatcattctgacttttcaggtATTGTTCAAAAtcaaatactaaatgaataactcagagtaaatccgttgtcactcaacccaaggcggcgcgccatgcctgcctctgacgatgactgtacatggcagtgtacaacagtaccagcaagcactaacatgatcgccgctcaaatttttctttgatgcgTAACATAGGccatagtacatactatatctgttttttaacttcattgtaacttctctattttatcattctctctctctctctctctctctctctctctctctctctctctctctctctctctctctctctctctctctctctctctctctctctctctttaatgtagccaagatcaacattgtttgattataataataataataataataataataataataataataataataataataataataataataataataataataataataatttatcattattattattattattattattattattattattattattattatctcctcgttgaaatttccacgtggtttcttcgctgaggcctgagacgccagaGCTAAGAGCGTTCCCACGGTCGGtgtctcgctattaccagttgatgtgttttgtcttaatatgttggacagctTGAATAATGCTTCACT
Proteins encoded in this window:
- the LOC126983873 gene encoding leukocyte receptor cluster member 1 homolog, with the protein product MNILPKKRWHVRTKENIARVRRDEAQAAEEEKQRVQRAKLAEQEARTFLLRTKARQNYDGGYGKAEPEVAPATSAPASSGTTSTTQIADIYTAAGNINFFKDLEEGKHTDGKNKEYEKEKKEEQEKYEKKIGYLTYLGQDSMEAQGKKAWYEEDAGRTTHIGDDGEEGEGLKEVGLKSKDKLDPIHDIIKYGGIKPIKRIPGLLKPKAADDALMMPKQSTERKSLMEASKSAGDKKRKHRHKDTKKKKTKKSKKKKREKCNDDEEDSREKIDRYRHKRKHYDSSDEVNRSRKRRKTDDYKNKSNKHERRKRHRNSNSCGSSSSNTSHSSSYESSEDEDVLQEKKKKLEILRAERLKREAEERRRANRLLAGKKPDESDEPPKQPAIQQKYNSQFNPHIARQNQEQRTLEAGVKYWVQ